tatttcacaGCAAGGATACATTTTTAATACTAACTCCCAATAACTTGGAACtaccaaagcgtgtccaccaccttactctcttTTTTGCCATTTTGAGCTGGTTAATCGAAAATGAAACTAGgtttataattaataattaattaatttgacCATAATTACTTATCAAGTAGTATTCAACTATAGCTTATGgatattatataaaacatgttgaaataccaaaggtgtaagcagttaTGCTGGTGCAGGCATTTCTTAGATTGTTTGCAAAaagtcttaatttataagtaccCTATAGATGTGAAGAAACTTAATCTTGAGTAATCAATATAAAGTATAATCCACAATAGGTCACATGATATCTTTCAACAATATAAACCATAAgtattttgttatgtaaacatatGTAACATTCACTATAGTACTAGCCAGACCAAGATTCAGCAATATActttaaaatgacaataaaaaccAGGAGCAAGATTTCAGATAAGACATACATTTGAAAAGCAATAGCCCTATAGACATGAGTGAAATTGCTGATTTTTTGGATTCAATTATATTTCATCATTCTAACTGTTATCAAATCATAACATGCAAGCCAAAGTCATTTATTACATTACAAGTCATACTAATAGCAAGAAGAAATATATTAATCCTGTTATCCAATATTCATGAGAACCTTTGAAAACCCTACGATCCACTGGAGGGCAAGTCAGGTGCCAGCAGTCATGTTAATCAAGATGACATATTGAAAGAAACTCTCAACAGAATATACTTAACACAATAGCAAACTACAGCACAAGAATTTCTATTTATGCACTCACAAATACAACTCTTGAACTAAATTATGACAATGCGATAGAAAAAAATCTCCAACTGAGATTCAACTGTCAAACATCCTCAGAAGAATTGATGTCAAATCCTCACATTACATGCAGGGCATGAGTTAAGCGTGGTGCATGACAAAAACATCATCATAGGAAATGAGTACTGACATaacataaaacttaaaatgtgtcATCACTTGTAGCGGCAgatcaaaataatgtttacaGTATTATTTTTGTCcagtttttttctttcctttctaaacttgcaaacagttttgacTGTCTTGAATACAACCAGACACAGAAGcaattaaaacatcatttttcaattttaattttttattttgccttGTCTACACTTAAATTTGCCTACTGACAACAATGccaaagaaatgaaaatgacaTGGAGTGAATGTTTCCCTGTAAAATTTTAAGTCTAACATTAAATGATTAAGattaaatgagagagagagagagagagagagagagagagagagagagagagagagagattatgaTTATCTAAGATATAAGTAATCATAGTACAgaaatgttcatttaaaaataatctattGATGAAAATTTTCAGTTTGGGAATTAATATATCCTCAGAAAAATTGATGTCAAATCCTCACATATCATGCAGGGCATGAGTTAGGCGTGGTGCATGACAAAAAGATCATCACTGGATTTATAATAAGCAcaagtttgtataaaaacttattttttcttttaatatatataccaaTGAACAGCAACAAAGTGGTAAATCTATGCGACTCAATTTTCATAATCGTCAAATTGAACACCCATTTCAGCTCTTGACTGGCTCCGACCCCGACATCATACTCACATTCACCAAAATACATCCATTGATGGCATTTTTGAATTACACAAGTGAAATTTACTACAGAAAACttcttatttctaaaatttttaatgtttatgccAAATATATATTCAGGCTTTATAAAGTTCTTTCATGCTTGTATTTTTTCAAACTAAATGACTTTATGGCATCATAAATAGAATTTTAATGTCtgcgggcaaatttaagactgagcaaattcaaaacaattttttaatcactgtgttaaaattcaattaaaatttttgaaagagTATCCATCATAAAACTggtctgggcaaattcaagataAAACAAAAGTTCAAGAAACCATTTGCAAATGTAGAAGAATGAAAATATCCGGGTACGAAAATTATAATCATGTTTCAGTATTGCATTAGGTCAATAAGGCAGCATTTTTAATGCTAGAATACATAACAGGCCCAGGACAATCCCTttatttagctatatagctaaatcaagaGATTGTACTGTACCTGTATAATGTATCCTCAGAAGAATTGATGTCAAATACTCACATTTCATGCAGGGCATGAGTTAGGCGTGGTGCATGACGTAAACATCATCATAGGATTCTGCACTGAGTAACTTCTAGAGAGAGTATATTTCTTTTGTGATTTTTCTTAATCGTTATTGTTTACGAGAAAAATCACAGTCGTCATTAACGATAAAGTAACAAGTGATACCAGGTGTTACAATAGCTACATTTCACATTGCAAGCACAAGTTATCCAAGAGTTAGACAATGAACTATTGAGAAAACAGAATCCTCTTCATTACACTGCTTTCCCTGGCCTGgacattatgaaatattttcttactcCAACAAATCATTTTCATACTCAAATCTTGCAGATATGAAACTCATTTAAAGTGAATAAAATGGGAAGAACTTAGAAAGAAGAATGAATTTCAAGCACAGAAAACAAGTTTTGATTATGTGGTTAGAAAGAAGAATGAATTTCAAGCACAGAAAACAAGTTTTGATTATGTGGTTAACTTTACAGCCAGGCATAATGTGCTTTCAAGTTATCTCCCTCTAAACACAACTATAAACGTTAACACCATGTTcgttttttaaatttgacagataaatttaaaaattcataataaccAAGAATATCAACGAATGTTATACGCAATATGTATCATGAAAACTATCTGAATATCTAATAAAATGGACTACGAAGATAAACCACATGTACCTCGTTGGATTGAAAGCGGAAAAGAAAGTATAAAAGTTAAACCGTTAGGGATCATCTGTGATCCGGATTAAGTATTTGCAATGCCAAAGATTATGCCTATAATAtcacttaaaaattaaaattatattaaaaattatctcTTTGCTGttcaatttgttatttttataagtcatagatttattacttaaatttatttttgttgggAGTTTATTTGTTCggttttaatatttacatagcGAGAAGTGTTTCCGGCAAGTTTGACAGATGTTTTTCCAAAAACCACAAATAAGAAGATTCTGAGAAAATCTGAGCTGCGAATGTGAAGCAAATTTGAGAAACCAGTCAGTTTTATTGTGATTcttgtaattaattaatcttttgtgatcaatttaaataaagtaaGAGAAAGTTATCATCTATTTGAAGGGGTGTGActctaaaaaaaagaagaagtaaAGAATGACAGCTGAATGAGAAAGCACAATTAGTCAATTATGTTACTCAGCATATATTTTACCTCTTTAAAATGCTCAcagagaattaaaaaatatgttgttatgtcaatgaatgaaataaatctCGGAGAATCTCGGAGAATAATCTCAAAACAGAACCAAATTAAACCGGAGATAATGTTCTGACTGATATGCAGTCTCTCTGCATGTTATAGTCCAGAACCACAATGTTCATTAAACATAGTACCACTAACATTTCAGAATGGCGACAGCAGCAGAGGTAAGAGAGGGCTTCCTCTGCCCGATGTGCATGAAGGATCTAGGCACAGTCACAATGCTACAGGGGCACTTCGAGGAGGAGCACTCTAATGAAGACAAGGATGTATTACAACAGTTGAGAGGTAATCATATATCATAACCTTTAAAGTTGAAGATTActtgaaaaaaaggtttttgatataaaatttttgtaatgacaCAGTCATGCTTTTCAGTGTCTTCTTTTCCATTTAAAGCTCATGttatacaattttttgttaattcagtgtcgttattttcatatcatttctttttatttaggCATGAGTTGGTAGTACTTGAGCGAAATACCAAATtgttcttctttaaaaatggtTCAGGCAGATGGTCTGAAATAATAGccgttaatttttttcatgatgttttgattttttttttatttaacagtgtttaaagtgtacgtatacatgtatgtggtgATGAGCCACCTTTGAGCCATTGGTATATTAAATACAAGAGCCTTAAATTcttgataaatataatttatgtgAGCTGCTTTCCATATTCACGTGTACATATTAATCTATGTAAACTGACTGACATTCTTGTGGTATGTGGAATTCTTTTCAGACATGTACATTATTATAATAGAAACTGTTTCTGTGAAGGCTCCTCTTCATTATTGAGGCCTAGGTTCAGAATCTTCTTGctgtaaataaaataagtgATTTTACATTCAGAtcgattttctttaaaatcatctACACATTATCAATGTCTTAGCAAGTTTAGGCAGGTTGTGTAGACCAACACTTTTGGAATATATATAATGTCATTATATATATTCCAAAAGTGTCTTATGACATAGATGCTTATCCCACACCTGTGTGCAGTTACAAAAATTCCCAATGTCTGCCTTGAAATAaatgctttgatttttttttaatcaggatTGTTTGGGAAAGCTAAGAAAAAGATATTGGGGGAGAAGGATGAAGTGGAGGAGGGTGGTTCCTCCAGTTTGCAGTCATCTGTTTATAAGAGTCCTGCCACAGGATCCATATCAGGATATGATCCTAGCATGTGGGAGCCCCAGGAACTAggtctcagagagagagagagagagagagagagagagagagagattttgatttgattttaagagttattttttgattttgaaaacgtttaaaatattttatatctctAAACACATTCTGTTTgactttaaattttatcataactACTATCATTAGGTGTAACTCGAGCATGGACAGATTTATTCAAGGCTCACAGGGGAGCAAAAGTGGACAGATATGTCGTTGAAACCAACAAATTAATCATTAGGCTGGACAAGCTAACAGGACCAGATGTTCCAATGGAAACCAGCAAACGCAGGGGTAAGTCATCATATTTCCCGTGTTGTGATATAAATAGAAAAAGCTTATTAGATCTGATGTTATAGTGCTTAATCTCTAGGTCAACAGGGCTCTGTTACAATGAAATTGTAAGTTCTGTAAGATTATAActctttcattaaaatttgattgtaaatgttgaaatttattAGTCAATTCAATTTGTACATAATATGTTATACATGTGTAATGTTTAGAATCTTTTTCTTTTCACTAAAAATTAAAGTTCATTTGACACTCTGGCATATTATTTAAGTGCTTGgcattgtttttataaataatgttaataataattttcgtaaaatataaaaatcattacTGTTACATGTACTAGCTAGATAAATGTCTCAGTCTTATTAAAACCATTCAATGCATTTTTGGTCAATGATCTGATGATCTTTCCAGCCTATGAGAAGTCTGTCGTCCAATGGATGCCGGACAATCAGGCCAAAGAGTGTCCTTTCTGTCGCCGCTCCTTCACCCTTACTCGCCGTCGACACCACTGTAGACTCTGTGGCGACATCATGTGTGATAAGTGCTCCCAGTTCTTACCCCACACGTTCGCTAGTAAGTAACATGAGGTATACCTAACCTACCCTGTGACTTTTAATGAGGGGGAGACAAGAGGCAATTTTTTCACAgcttcattaattaaaattatctgctttcaattggaaataaattttaaaagctgATTCAAGTGAGTTATTCACCTCTTCActtaaaaattattgaatttcGATCTGGTTGCTGATCTACTGTGAGGAACAGAAAAAGATGTCAGAATTGTCAAAGTTGGTTGGCATATATGCTGtgaagcatcttttattctcaGTTACCTCTTGGTTATAAACAATTCTTATTGCATGTAAACATTGGTTATCAAATCATGTAGTATTTGTGATAATTCTTCAAACTATTTTGACATCTACAGtgaaatgtaaaataaagttGGTTTGccgggtacatgtatatgacattTACTAGTAAGAAAGGTAGTTCTGGTATTCCTTTTACTTGCATAGTTTTGAAGATCAGCTCAATTATATATGTGCAAATTTGTTTTCAGAGAAACTAACCGACCCCACTTTTCAAAACCAAGATATTGAAGTGGGATTTCTCCGTCGAACAGGAAGTAACAGCAGCCTCAATTCCATTCTTGGTCCGGAGGGAGATCCACACATCAGAACATGTGATAACTGTCGCAAGCTGCTGGAACGGCGCAACGAACAGATAGAACAACGCACAAGCAAACCAATTGTTGTTCTCTTGTATGAGGTAAGAGTAGAAAGGGAATAGAGCAAAAAAACAACAGTGATGAATAATCATAAACTCCATACATTTAGATGTACGTGCATGTTGATAATAAGGTGTATTGTTAGTAGTAtacattaattcttttttattatgtaTTAAACAAATGAGAAATCATTCATTTTTGTGCATATCGAATTTTAAAATTGAGTTTGAAGTTTTGGGAAGGTTTAATATTGTAATTGAAAAAggtttttcctttttaatttgttgagAAGTACCCTTAATACTTTTACTTATCATCTAGAATTATTGGGtactgtttttttatttaaaagtgaTTTGATTTTGAACAGAAACTGAAGTCTTGTGTGGACGCTGCAGAAGAGTTGCTAGTCCAGTACATGCCCATGGTGGAGTCACTCAGGTAaggtatacatgtttatcatgcATAGAGTGCACTCTATATACTTGTATGTGGCTGGCAATAGTGCACTAAGCCTGTATTTGCCTCTCTCTGTATAAATTGATTAAACACAACTGCTCTGTTGGGATTATTGTCACCACACATGACAGTTTTCCATttgaggtacatgtaaataaactttgTCAGGGCAAGCTTTGGCAGACTTTGATTGCTTTGAACTCTTTAGTGGTTCTAGATCAggatttgaatttgaaaacacTCATCATTTAGGCAACAACACTGTTGTAGATAATGACAGTTGAAGAGGTCCTTTTATATCTTAGTCTCATTTTTATAAAAGGAATATAAAGTAGAAGTTATAGCAGATGTAGATGCATTAAATTGTTGTCTAAATATTCAGGTTTAGAGAAActcatatattaattttgtttttttcagttGTGGTGAGTCCATGTATAGTCTGCAGGAAGCCCAGCGATACAGAATAAAAATAACcaaattatatgaaacaatagaTGGATTAAGGTATGGCAAAAAAAAAGACTGTGAGTtgtcataatttattttattatctttgtccTATATGACATAAATTTATGaagaatttacaaaataaattatgactTACATTGTGAATCTACTTCTATTCTTGTGGTAAAAAATTTATCGAGATTACGAGGAATTTCCAATTTTGCCAATTTATCTTGCTGCAAACCAgtcttttgaatttatttcttgTGTTGTTTAGCAAAGTCTTCTTCGGCTTGGCCTTGAAATTTAGTGGTCACAATCAGTTTATTCCTTGTACAGTGTATATTGCCAAAATAATTTATTGTGAATAAATAATTGGTCTACACAACCTGCGTAAACTTGCTAAGACATTGATAATGTGTagatgattttaaagaaaatcgaTCTGAATGTAAAATcacttattttatttacagCAAGAAGATTCTGAACCTAGGCCTCAATAATGAAGAGGAGCCTTCACAGAAACAGTTACTTTTACAACGGTCTATAAGGACTTATGCTACAAACTTTATGCAGGACAATATGTTAGGCTTACAGTCATTACCAAGCGATGAACAATACTTAAAACTGCAAGAGGCAAGGAAGCTGGAAATTCAAAAAAGAATCGCTGCGGAACGGCAAGCAACGTTTGAGGCACAGCAGAGAGAGAAGAAAGCTAAAGAACAGAGGGAACAAAAAGAAATGGCATTAAAGAATGAGCAATTAAAACAGGCAGAGGCCCGAGAGAGATCAGGGTCTCAGAAATTGGCGGGATGGATCCCAAATGAATCGAcacatatcaatttcaacaataaGGACGATCCCATGATTCAGCAGATGAATATAATACGTAGTTATATCAAACAGGCGAGGCAGGCTGGGAAATTGGACGAGGTGCAAATGTTAGAACAGAATCTTAAGGAACTTCAAAATGAGTACCTTAGACAGCAGAGACAAAACTGGTCTTAAATTTTAAGGATCCCTAGTcatttaaaatacttttcatttaatacatgtatactgataatatattttaattaatgtgtAAAAAATTTAGCAGAAATTGAATGTTAAACAAGCTGGTTcagatttgattttgtacatttttataagtattAGTGTCTAATAAATGTTTATCACTTTATGCAGGTCATTTTGTGATGTACTTGGCTTCCACCAGAAATGCTTAATAAAACACACTGCTTTTGATATGTCTGCAGTTACTGTAGTATATATAGATTGTTTATACTTATTAATAAATGATGGCCATACCAATTGTTTCGAGTGACATTGCTTCAGTATCTATTTGATTTtctgtgattttatttttgatgtgtTAATTATAATCTGTTGCAAGATGATCTGACAAGCCAAATATTAACTGTGCTGATATTTAATTTCAACTGCATAGTATGTACTTATTTTCAGCAAAACCttcataggtaaaaaaaaaatgagagcaATCACTATTCAATAtggtacattttttaaattcactttgATATATATACGTTATATTTAAGAGTTATTTTAGAGGGTTATTGTAATTTAAAGACAGAATCAATGTACGTTGTCAAATATTTAACAGATATAAGAGATGGCAACTGAAACCTTGCTTATTGTCCAAGTTAAATGCATGCTATACAAACCTAACCAATCTAAAAAGATGCTACAAAAATTGGTTGTTGTGTATTATTGAGTATTTACATATAGTTACGGTTAATTAAAGATGAATCATTAACCCTTATATAATACAAAGATTATCATgatggttatacatgtatttataaaaaattggGGTAAAATCCCATCACGAAGTGTTTTTACTTAGAGGAGTAACAGgcatttttaagtttacataCACATACACCCACCAACGGATAGCTGTGTtaacttagtttttttttttataactcatATTCATGTACTAGTCATTGCAtatgttttgaatgaaataaaattgagaAGAAGTTATAATTAATGTCATTCTTTTAGTTTGTCTGAGGTAAAACCACCCTGGTCCATAATATGCATATTATATATGTACTAACGCAGTCATGCTCAGATCTGGTTTGGAGGAATCCGTATCCCCCTCCCCCTGGAAAATTCGAATTTATTGAATAGTGTAgcaaaatttaagaattttggCACTGGGCttggacacccccccccccccctccccccggaaaacaaaattatcccttGGATCCGCCCCTTAGAAAAAATCTGGATACGCGTATGGCAATGAATGTATATACAGtgtactttataaaaaaaaaaaaaccatggagTGCACTTGTTTTAACTTTACATCTTTAATATCGTGAAGAAATAAGGAAACTTGTCTTGCGCAAGTTGAttagatttatacatgtacatgtatatttacaaacTTTTAAGATGAATATGGCACAATTCGAGGAATGAGCAAAATAGAttgaatcatacatgtattcccAAGAAGACGAAGATAAACTGAAATTTCAAGGCATGTTTACACGGTGTGCAATTTACAACACTTAAATACTACAGTTCCATGATCACGAAAATGAATTACTACgttgtatattaattaaatcTCTAATACAACATAATTGACTAAAACCATTCGTGTATGTACATAAAAAACCGCATTAGATTCTTTAAATTCGGCAATGAACATTACGTATATCAGTCGGTTAAATTGCATGGTACAAGTATGCACATGCATGGAAGAGAGTTTAATTAGGTCCGAATatctattgttttattttttgaagattATGCAAATGGTTACTAGTATTGTAGCATTTTGAAACATTAGGGGTCTTTGATTTTAGTATTAATGCTTATGTTACATGTacgagtacatgtatttatttgccGGTTGGCATAGAGTATAGTAAAATTTATCTAGATGACCTCATTAGTAAACTTGAATTTTCTGTTATATTTCGGTTTAATTCAGTCGTAATACTATGAAACGGTATCATGTAATCAAGTCTGATGACCATTTTTATTGATATCGCTTTTGATCGTAGTTGTTTTACATTGATAAGTCGCAGAATGACACAGAGACATTACTTTGTGCATACAACACACGTCAGTTCTTTCGAGTTGTGGTATGGTGGACACTCAAGACTCCCGCATCTTGCTCGAACTGCGTATATTTGCCTACCAAGTCCTAAGGGACTTTCACCACCAATTATAGATTCCGCATCATGATCTACGCAGATAAACTGAGTTGCCGATTTGTGGGTTTCGTGTCCTGCAGCTAAAAGTCCATGGTATTGGAGATTCCAGCCCGGAGTACATACATCGGTTCCAGGAATCATAAGTACGGAACGGTCGAGTAATCCCCTACATACAGCACAGGGCACGTCGTTGTTGGCTGTAGGTCCAAAGGAGTTCGATCCGTATTCTGCTCCACCCATGAATTGTCCTTCGCCACCTACCTCTTTTAGAACTGGTTGAGATGTTAAGCAAACAGCGTTTGCCGCCCCACCAACGCTGTTAGGATCAGATCCTCCCATGAATCCTAGGATACAATCATATCCGGGAAAGAGCTTTAGGGTAGATACTTAGTTTTCTTACATGCATTAGCAGCAGATCTGTTGCTCTAAAAACAATTTCGGGACAACCTAGAAGGCCTAGataatggtacatgtacctcACATAAAAGACATTCAGACAATGGCTTGTAAAGAATGAGATGCCGCCTAAAgtcataaaattgaaaatcttaacCAAACGTGTACATCTGACTTGCCataatataacaaaatacacaCTTTGGGACTAAGATAGTCTTTAAGATTAAATAATCCCTATAACTAAAGATTCAAAGACATAtacagggtttttttgtattaaatataCAGTTGTATGATATATTTAGGTTACCAGAAtatacagtttctgagatattggcAGAACATGACGTTTTCCCCCATCGTATGTACACAGCACCACCTgtaattgttaaaagaaagttGTTCGAAccttaattaattaaaacaattcatatTATCCATTACTTTATTTGTCCGAatacaaatcatttttttctttataaagagAGCATGAGCCATACAGTTATACAGGGATGATACTCGCCAGACAGtttcaatataatatcaatatacatgtattctatatCCGACtcttgtaatacattttgtgctAACAAATGCTTTGATTTACCAGCAAACCAgagaatttttttctgtaagtTTGTAAATTATGGTATATTTCAACAATATACATTCACGACACAAGATACACAACAAAACCTTAGCAACAATGTGTCGGACGGAAGTATATTGCTAACTATCAagcttaaggaaggagtcttctcgttatcaaacatacttcttataataagaaattcatgacaTTTTGACATTGTCAAACGGATTATATTATCAAATggttctatcagtttaatcaaatttgtcctttttgtttacgcataaaggtcaggtcaaggtcactacctttttcctctatgtaaggatgataaaaataagtgtagctctctgtagttctgtagacatttgtttaagatttaaaGATTCTATATTCTTctatgaaatgatagaatatcagaatgtatatcagcttatactacttaattggaataaatatttatactaaatatactatactaaaattgatattgcttagcacgcatttcctctaattttcttcaatttttaagaaattttgattattttttatgcttccaataataagatatttctgatttttatgtataatgaagactttatataaagatataaattgaccgaaaagctaatatattgaccagttaataatgccccagtcacacattcacggatcAAATCCACGGTTCTACTACGGAATATTTTCCACGGTTGACACCGGAAAATCTAATGATACGGAGTTAGTACGGATGCACTACAGAATGGATACAAATTGATACATACGAATTACTACGGATTTATACGGAGTTAAAACGGACTTCTACGTTCTAAAACGGTTTAGTAAGTTTTTCTAAGGAAGTACTACGGTGGTTTTATCCGAAGtggaattttgaacatgttcaaaaattgtcACAGCTATACAAGTATTGCTACGTTTGGATACGATAACAGACGGAAAAGCCACGGGTCAATACATATCGCCACGAATGATTCCGGATCGCTTCCGTAGCTAATCCGGCATTTAatccgtgaatgtgtgactggggcataagagagaaaaacagattttacagattttttttttttttgtacaaaaatcaatatatagaatgggcgctttaaaaagcttataaaaatataatttgataggcaaatcatatttggaatatattctgaaacccatttatcatatcattagttcacattagtaaaaaaaaatccaacattaatgttattgtttttaaaatgctaaaacagactcatttatctgcagcaattctgaattgcgaaacatgtgatattttcctacgccaatattaagccaaaaatatagtcctcgttagattttaaacattaattacttTTTCGATGCCAAGTTGTACCGGTATATAGAAATAAAACAGTTTCTTGACACAAAAAAGTAATCCCGACacctattttatttaatttgaaatcgTTGTAAAAAGGTCAAGGGATTTTTTTAATGCAGTTTATGAAGAGACTGtcggcattctagatatatttcgtAGAAAAGAATGGACAAAACTCTGATTTTTGTTAcctattttctttatatttcatagaaaatgccAGTGTTAAacaagatttttcatttttcttttactaaaaattTAAGCTCCCTAtcaaacaaaacttttgttaTGACGcgtcattgaaagaatttacaTGATCTTGAATTTCATTAACCTGTAGGCACCACACACTTTTCATTTTCTAGATCTCGACCTTTACCAAAAAAATAGCATGTTTATTGATTCATCCAACCCTATAAGACAGAAATACCACAAATGCaagcatatgtacat
This genomic window from Crassostrea angulata isolate pt1a10 chromosome 8, ASM2561291v2, whole genome shotgun sequence contains:
- the LOC128158894 gene encoding rabenosyn-5-like is translated as MATAAEVREGFLCPMCMKDLGTVTMLQGHFEEEHSNEDKDVLQQLRGLFGKAKKKILGEKDEVEEGGSSSLQSSVYKSPATGSISGYDPSMWEPQELGVTRAWTDLFKAHRGAKVDRYVVETNKLIIRLDKLTGPDVPMETSKRRAYEKSVVQWMPDNQAKECPFCRRSFTLTRRRHHCRLCGDIMCDKCSQFLPHTFAKKLTDPTFQNQDIEVGFLRRTGSNSSLNSILGPEGDPHIRTCDNCRKLLERRNEQIEQRTSKPIVVLLYEKLKSCVDAAEELLVQYMPMVESLSCGESMYSLQEAQRYRIKITKLYETIDGLSKKILNLGLNNEEEPSQKQLLLQRSIRTYATNFMQDNMLGLQSLPSDEQYLKLQEARKLEIQKRIAAERQATFEAQQREKKAKEQREQKEMALKNEQLKQAEARERSGSQKLAGWIPNESTHINFNNKDDPMIQQMNIIRSYIKQARQAGKLDEVQMLEQNLKELQNEYLRQQRQNWS
- the LOC128161260 gene encoding short-chain collagen C4-like encodes the protein MDLHYTVLLFRLVCLVLTDNSRDSRILLNDPSLLISQTQALESKIQLLTTAYHNQQSTIHVLQSQVQTGSNGGAVYIRWGKTSCSANISETVYSGFMGGSDPNSVGGAANAVCLTSQPVLKEVGGEGQFMGGAEYGSNSFGPTANNDVPCAVCRGLLDRSVLMIPGTDVCTPGWNLQYHGLLAAGHETHKSATQFICVDHDAESIIGGESPLGLGRQIYAVRARCGSLECPPYHNSKELTCVVCTK